The Prochlorococcus sp. MIT 1300 genome has a window encoding:
- a CDS encoding adenylate kinase codes for MKDRLLFLGPPGAGKGTQAERLCNAHGLNHLSTGDLLRAEVDAKSALGTEAAELMNKGELVSDSLVLAIVKSRMKSQSGGWVLDGFPRNVNQAKALQILLEELDQQIQGVVLLELDEVALVQRLLSRGRTDDNEDVIRHRLEVYAEQTEPLVDYYLNQGLLLRVPASGAIEEIQTHIEDVLS; via the coding sequence ATGAAAGACCGACTTCTCTTTTTAGGACCTCCAGGTGCTGGAAAAGGAACTCAGGCAGAACGACTTTGTAACGCTCATGGCTTGAATCACTTATCCACAGGTGATCTTTTGCGTGCTGAAGTTGATGCTAAGAGTGCCCTGGGCACGGAGGCTGCTGAATTAATGAATAAGGGTGAGTTGGTTAGTGACTCATTGGTTTTGGCAATAGTTAAATCAAGAATGAAAAGTCAATCTGGGGGATGGGTCCTAGATGGTTTTCCAAGAAATGTGAATCAAGCGAAAGCTCTTCAAATCCTTCTTGAAGAGCTTGATCAGCAAATTCAAGGTGTTGTTTTGCTAGAGCTGGATGAAGTGGCTTTGGTTCAACGATTGCTTTCAAGGGGGCGTACTGATGACAATGAAGATGTGATTCGGCATCGCCTTGAGGTTTATGCCGAACAGACTGAACCTCTTGTTGATTACTATTTAAACCAGGGGTTGCTTCTTAGAGTGCCTGCAAGCGGAGCTATCGAAGAGATTCAAACCCATATAGAGGATGTTTTGAGTTGA
- the rpmJ gene encoding 50S ribosomal protein L36, which produces MKVRASVKKMCEKCRVIRRHGRVMVICTNPKHKQRQG; this is translated from the coding sequence ATGAAGGTGCGTGCCTCAGTCAAAAAAATGTGTGAAAAGTGCCGTGTCATTAGAAGACATGGACGGGTAATGGTGATTTGCACCAACCCTAAGCACAAACAGCGTCAGGGTTAA
- the secY gene encoding preprotein translocase subunit SecY, which translates to MLVSRGRNPSASEVITQLVINQELRGRVLTTLGLLLLIRLGIYIPMPGIDREAFQGFLEQGGQLIGFLDIFTGGGISTLGVFALGILPFINASIILQLLTAAVPQLEDLQKNEGEAGRRKIAQITRYVALGWGLVQSLVFASILRQYSVEGLSEAAFIIQTALALVTGSMVVMWLSEIITEKGIGQGASLVIFLNIVATLPKALSSTIEKAQTGDRSDVVGIIVLLLVFLFTIVGIIFVQEGSRRIPIVSAKRQIGGSNLLPNRQSYLPLKLNAGGVMPIIFASALIFLPITIANFTKNQFLIRAAGYLNPSAANPWPYAIAFFALILGFAYFYASLTINPIDIASNLKRGGVAIPGVRPGSATANYLSGVQNRLTLLGGLFLGSVAIIPAAVERATNVQTFQGLGATSLLILVGVAIDTAKQVQTYVISQRYEGLVRQ; encoded by the coding sequence ATGCTCGTCAGTCGAGGCCGTAATCCCAGCGCCTCTGAAGTAATCACCCAGTTGGTCATAAATCAAGAGCTTCGTGGCCGAGTCTTGACCACTTTGGGGTTGTTGTTGCTTATCAGGCTAGGGATCTATATCCCAATGCCAGGAATAGATAGAGAGGCGTTTCAAGGGTTCTTAGAACAAGGTGGCCAGTTAATTGGCTTTTTAGATATTTTTACGGGTGGAGGCATCTCTACTCTAGGAGTTTTTGCGTTAGGGATTCTCCCGTTTATTAATGCTTCTATTATCCTGCAGTTGTTAACGGCGGCGGTACCGCAGTTAGAAGATCTTCAAAAAAATGAGGGAGAAGCAGGAAGAAGAAAAATTGCACAAATCACTAGATATGTAGCGTTGGGATGGGGCTTAGTTCAAAGTTTAGTTTTTGCTTCAATTCTTCGTCAATATTCAGTAGAAGGGCTTAGTGAAGCCGCATTTATTATTCAAACTGCCTTGGCGTTGGTCACAGGGTCAATGGTGGTTATGTGGCTTAGCGAGATAATTACGGAGAAAGGAATAGGTCAAGGTGCTTCGTTGGTTATCTTCTTGAATATTGTCGCTACTTTGCCTAAGGCATTAAGTTCAACAATTGAAAAAGCACAGACTGGAGATAGGAGTGATGTCGTTGGAATAATTGTTCTTTTACTAGTTTTTCTATTTACAATTGTGGGAATTATCTTCGTTCAAGAAGGCTCTCGAAGAATTCCAATTGTCAGCGCCAAAAGGCAGATAGGTGGCAGCAATCTTCTTCCTAATCGCCAAAGTTATCTTCCTTTAAAATTAAATGCAGGTGGAGTAATGCCGATTATCTTTGCTTCTGCCCTTATATTCCTGCCTATAACAATTGCCAATTTTACTAAAAATCAGTTCTTAATTAGGGCTGCCGGTTACTTGAACCCAAGTGCTGCAAATCCTTGGCCATATGCGATAGCTTTTTTTGCTTTAATTCTTGGCTTTGCATATTTTTATGCTTCTTTAACTATTAACCCTATAGATATAGCTTCTAATCTGAAACGTGGAGGTGTGGCAATCCCAGGTGTGAGGCCTGGTAGTGCTACTGCAAACTACCTTTCTGGTGTGCAAAATCGTCTTACTTTGCTTGGGGGTCTGTTCCTTGGATCGGTTGCAATAATTCCTGCAGCTGTGGAGCGAGCAACCAATGTTCAGACTTTTCAGGGTTTAGGCGCGACCTCTTTGCTTATCCTTGTTGGTGTGGCGATAGATACCGCAAAGCAAGTTCAAACTTATGTGATTTCTCAGCGCTATGAAGGCCTAGTACGTCAATAG